The following proteins are co-located in the Haloarcula marismortui ATCC 43049 genome:
- the coxB gene encoding cytochrome c oxidase subunit II, with product MATSLITYATVVFPLHGGDVRAPSAVFEQIFEVFLLLGTAVGVVVVAYTMYHALKYRDDGSGTDPYADKVERPEMGELPTGGTGGRKVFYSFSISAIIVVSLIAWTYSQLLYIEQGPDPAQEEALEIDVEGYRFGWDFIYPNGHTANTLRVPQDRVVRLQVTSTDVFHNFGIPELRVKTDAVPGQYTSAWFTANETGTYAAKCYELCGSGHSLMTTDVVVMPQDEYEAWYNGTEGSAGSGDQPAANGTATESTSLGTPTAGDVATTGGAPA from the coding sequence ATGGCGACATCCTTGATAACATACGCCACGGTTGTGTTCCCCTTGCACGGTGGCGACGTCAGGGCACCCAGTGCGGTGTTCGAGCAAATATTCGAGGTGTTCCTGCTGCTGGGGACAGCTGTCGGGGTGGTCGTCGTGGCCTACACCATGTACCACGCGCTCAAGTACCGCGACGACGGGAGCGGAACGGACCCGTACGCCGACAAGGTCGAGCGGCCCGAGATGGGCGAGTTGCCAACCGGCGGCACGGGGGGGCGGAAGGTGTTCTATTCGTTCAGTATCAGCGCCATCATCGTCGTCTCGCTCATCGCCTGGACGTACTCGCAACTGCTGTACATCGAACAGGGCCCCGACCCGGCCCAGGAGGAGGCCCTTGAAATCGATGTGGAAGGGTACCGCTTCGGCTGGGACTTCATCTACCCGAACGGACACACGGCCAACACGCTCCGGGTGCCACAGGACCGCGTGGTCAGATTACAGGTGACTTCGACGGACGTGTTCCACAACTTCGGGATCCCGGAGTTGCGAGTCAAGACCGACGCCGTCCCGGGCCAGTACACGTCGGCCTGGTTCACGGCCAACGAGACGGGAACCTACGCCGCCAAGTGCTACGAACTGTGTGGCAGCGGCCACTCGCTGATGACGACAGACGTGGTTGTGATGCCACAGGACGAGTACGAGGCGTGGTACAACGGGACTGAAGGTTCGGCCGGAAGCGGAGACCAACCGGCCGCGAACGGGACCGCAACCGAATCGACCAGCCTCGGGACACCGACCGCAGGCGACGTAGCGACCACCGGAGGTGCCCCAGCATGA
- a CDS encoding cbb3-type cytochrome c oxidase subunit I: protein MSHDHGLPPKSSVSRWFLTTNHKDIGVLYLITALFFLVFGGVLALLFRLELISSGADLLGSMGYNQAVSTHGLLMVFWFISPFAFGFANYLVPLQIGADDLAFPRLNALSYWLYLFSGILMGVSFFQGTTFAGGWTMYAPLNTPAYIPGEGLGATSVVLALIMFTAAVTLGSVNFLTTMYRMRAEGLRMRDIPIFSLSINLTVWMMLFAFAALLAALMILASDHILGTTYFQYSIDGTTMATDADNPGASLLWAHLFWFFGHPEVYIVFFPALGVMAECFQTFTGRRLVGRKWFIISMVLVALQSFVVWMHHMFLTGINLPIKTIFMATTIGISLPFDLMVFSLIYTMAKGRVRFTTPFLFSLGALILFIIGGITGVFLGAIVLDYQFRGTYWVVAHFHYVMVAGATALFGGLYYWYPKITGKMYNETLGKIQFGVYFLGFNLLYFPMFIAWETPRRVFVYPEGLQIWHSMATVGGFILGASFLLMFYNLFVSLWRGEDVGPNPWEYATSAEWAAASPPPLENFPGVPSYGTGKLEFLDEETVAERTESIPGAAAHGHAATDGGTATDGGAVTARAAATATAMESTHEVSGEEHASHASFWPFLVSLGGFIAFLGLSGVRTGSVFYLSMAAVGGVTTFGSLVGMTREPFHAPEMAIAERWPFDKVEKMKLGMWTFLASDIVLFGAFIGSYAFVRVAYGWTAWHHDLIPAEHVTMPGLINTYLLLTSSFLVVLAMVAAERESKRGTVAALVGTFALGVGFLINKGIEWNHLFHISTEAFPNGWNLSTNIASSTFYLTTGLHGAHVIIGLIICAYMTVRAWNGAYQGDDRAIEYFGLYWHFVDIVWLFLFPLFYIL, encoded by the coding sequence ATGAGCCACGACCACGGCCTCCCGCCGAAGTCGTCGGTCAGCCGATGGTTCCTCACAACCAACCACAAGGACATCGGCGTGCTGTATCTCATCACCGCGCTGTTCTTTCTGGTCTTTGGGGGCGTTCTCGCCCTGCTATTCCGCCTCGAACTGATTTCCTCAGGCGCTGACTTGCTGGGGTCGATGGGGTACAATCAGGCAGTGTCGACCCACGGCCTCCTGATGGTGTTCTGGTTCATTTCGCCGTTTGCCTTCGGCTTTGCGAACTACCTCGTCCCGCTACAGATCGGCGCGGACGACCTCGCCTTCCCGCGGCTGAACGCGCTGTCGTACTGGCTGTACCTGTTCTCTGGCATCCTGATGGGCGTCTCCTTCTTCCAGGGGACCACCTTCGCGGGCGGGTGGACGATGTACGCCCCGCTGAACACGCCGGCGTACATCCCCGGCGAGGGACTGGGGGCGACCTCGGTCGTGCTGGCACTCATCATGTTCACCGCCGCGGTGACGCTGGGGTCGGTGAACTTCCTGACGACGATGTACCGGATGCGCGCCGAGGGGCTCCGGATGCGGGACATCCCCATCTTCTCGCTATCGATCAACCTCACCGTCTGGATGATGCTCTTTGCCTTCGCGGCGTTGCTTGCGGCGCTGATGATACTCGCTTCGGACCACATCCTCGGGACGACCTACTTCCAGTACTCCATCGACGGGACGACGATGGCGACCGACGCGGACAATCCGGGTGCGTCGCTGCTGTGGGCGCACCTGTTCTGGTTCTTCGGCCATCCGGAGGTGTACATCGTCTTCTTCCCCGCGCTCGGTGTGATGGCCGAGTGCTTCCAGACCTTCACCGGCCGGCGGCTGGTCGGCCGCAAGTGGTTCATCATCTCGATGGTGCTGGTGGCGCTCCAGAGCTTCGTCGTCTGGATGCATCACATGTTCCTGACCGGCATCAACCTCCCAATCAAGACCATCTTCATGGCGACGACCATCGGCATCTCCCTGCCATTCGACCTGATGGTGTTCTCGCTCATCTACACGATGGCGAAGGGGCGGGTCCGGTTCACAACGCCGTTCCTATTCTCGCTGGGCGCGCTCATCCTGTTCATCATCGGCGGCATCACCGGCGTCTTCCTCGGCGCAATCGTGCTGGACTACCAGTTCCGCGGGACGTACTGGGTCGTCGCGCATTTCCACTACGTGATGGTCGCGGGCGCGACGGCGCTGTTCGGCGGCCTCTACTACTGGTATCCGAAGATAACGGGGAAGATGTACAACGAGACGCTAGGGAAGATACAGTTCGGCGTCTACTTCCTCGGGTTCAATCTGCTGTACTTCCCGATGTTCATCGCCTGGGAGACGCCGCGGCGGGTGTTCGTCTACCCCGAGGGCCTGCAGATATGGCACTCGATGGCGACCGTCGGCGGGTTCATCCTCGGCGCGAGCTTCCTCCTCATGTTCTACAACCTTTTCGTGAGCCTCTGGCGCGGGGAGGACGTCGGGCCGAACCCCTGGGAGTACGCCACCTCCGCTGAGTGGGCCGCCGCCTCACCGCCGCCGCTCGAAAACTTCCCCGGTGTACCGAGCTACGGCACCGGGAAACTGGAGTTCCTCGACGAGGAGACGGTCGCCGAGCGGACCGAAAGCATACCCGGAGCCGCGGCGCATGGCCACGCGGCGACCGACGGCGGGACCGCGACGGACGGCGGCGCGGTGACGGCGAGGGCCGCAGCGACGGCCACGGCGATGGAGTCGACCCACGAGGTCAGCGGCGAGGAACACGCCAGCCACGCCAGCTTCTGGCCGTTCCTCGTCAGCCTCGGCGGGTTCATCGCCTTCCTCGGGCTCTCGGGCGTGCGAACAGGGAGCGTGTTCTACCTGTCGATGGCGGCCGTCGGCGGGGTGACGACGTTCGGCTCGCTCGTCGGGATGACCCGCGAACCGTTCCACGCGCCGGAAATGGCTATCGCCGAACGGTGGCCCTTCGACAAGGTCGAGAAGATGAAACTCGGGATGTGGACATTCCTCGCCAGCGACATCGTCCTCTTTGGCGCGTTCATCGGCTCCTACGCATTCGTCCGGGTCGCGTACGGCTGGACGGCCTGGCACCACGACCTCATCCCCGCCGAGCACGTGACGATGCCCGGCCTCATCAACACGTACCTGCTGCTCACGTCGAGTTTCCTCGTCGTGCTGGCGATGGTCGCCGCCGAGCGCGAGAGCAAGCGCGGGACCGTCGCCGCGCTCGTCGGGACGTTCGCGCTCGGCGTCGGCTTCCTCATCAACAAGGGGATCGAGTGGAACCACCTGTTCCACATCAGCACGGAGGCGTTCCCGAACGGCTGGAACCTCTCGACGAACATCGCGTCGTCGACGTTCTACCTGACGACTGGGCTCCACGGGGCCCACGTCATCATCGGGCTCATCATCTGTGCGTACATGACCGTCAGGGCCTGGAACGGGGCCTACCAGGGCGACGACAGGGCCATCGAGTACTTCGGCCTGTACTGGCACTTCGTCGACATCGTCTGGCTGTTCCTGTTCCCGCTGTTTTACATCCTATAG
- a CDS encoding cytochrome C oxidase subunit IV family protein, with protein MDWKGYTVIYVVLFAFATAQAVVEFTGLVDSAYWPAFALIMVLSVVKAVGVAAYYQHLRWEPRAVTYLVLGGTVAALALTGAAAYSIL; from the coding sequence ATGGACTGGAAAGGCTACACCGTCATATACGTCGTACTGTTCGCCTTCGCGACCGCGCAGGCCGTCGTCGAGTTCACCGGCCTCGTCGACAGCGCCTACTGGCCCGCCTTCGCGCTCATCATGGTGCTGTCGGTCGTCAAGGCCGTCGGCGTCGCCGCGTACTACCAGCACCTCCGCTGGGAACCACGGGCCGTCACGTACCTCGTGCTAGGCGGGACTGTTGCTGCGCTCGCGCTGACCGGCGCGGCGGCGTACTCGATACTGTGA
- a CDS encoding ABC transporter ATP-binding protein: protein MDFDAGSDDDVFEDARERVDRPMLRLFTGYGQGHWGAFVVGLCSSIVARMLDLLPPILLALAIDAIFLQEAEYGLFLIPDAWIPNGQGPQLWLTAGIIAASFGLGAVFHWSRNWGWNKFAQHVQHAVRTDTYETMQRLNMDFFADKQTGEMMSVLSNDVNRLEKFLNDGLNSASRMIIMVVGIATYLFYMNWQLALVALLPVPIIAVFTKRFIDVIQPKYAEVRSTVGKLNSRLENNLSGIQIIKTANTEPYEADRVEDTSEDYLDANWDAIETRITFFPGLRLVSGIGFVVTFIVGGLMVTGQAPGPLTASLSRGQFVAFIIYTQRFVWPMAQFGQIINMYQRAYASAERVFGLMDTPGRLEEAEDAPPLAVTDGRVAYEDVVFSYDGDDEPVLSDISFEADGGETVALVGPTGAGKSTVLKLLLRMYDVDSGTVRIDGQNVQDVQIQSIRRAIGYVSQETFLFYGTVRENIAYGTFDATDEEIVAAAEAAEADQFVRNLPDGYDTMVGERGVKLSGGQRQRIAIARAILKDPEILILDEATSDVDTETEMLIQRSLDDLTADRTTFAIAHRLSTVKDADTILVVEDGRIVERGSHAELLAADGLYANLWAVQAGEIDELPEEFVERAIQRRARTDADD from the coding sequence ATGGATTTCGACGCGGGTTCGGACGACGACGTGTTCGAAGACGCCAGGGAACGCGTCGACCGGCCGATGCTTCGACTGTTCACCGGTTACGGACAGGGCCACTGGGGAGCGTTCGTCGTCGGCCTCTGCAGTTCTATTGTCGCTCGGATGCTGGACCTACTGCCACCGATCCTCTTGGCGCTGGCTATCGACGCTATCTTTCTACAGGAGGCCGAATACGGCCTCTTCCTGATACCCGACGCCTGGATTCCCAACGGGCAGGGGCCACAGCTGTGGCTCACTGCCGGCATCATCGCCGCCTCGTTCGGCCTCGGGGCCGTCTTCCACTGGAGTCGGAACTGGGGCTGGAACAAGTTCGCCCAGCACGTTCAACACGCCGTCCGCACCGACACCTACGAGACGATGCAGCGGCTGAACATGGACTTCTTCGCCGATAAGCAGACCGGCGAGATGATGTCGGTGCTGTCGAACGACGTCAACCGGCTGGAGAAGTTCCTCAACGACGGCCTCAACTCCGCTTCGCGGATGATAATCATGGTCGTCGGCATCGCCACGTACCTGTTCTACATGAACTGGCAACTGGCGCTGGTCGCGCTGTTGCCCGTCCCGATTATCGCCGTGTTTACAAAGCGGTTCATCGACGTTATCCAGCCGAAATACGCCGAGGTCCGGTCGACGGTCGGCAAGCTCAACTCCAGACTGGAAAACAACCTCAGCGGCATCCAGATAATCAAGACCGCCAACACCGAGCCGTACGAGGCCGACCGAGTCGAGGACACCTCTGAGGACTACCTCGACGCCAACTGGGACGCCATCGAGACGCGTATCACCTTCTTCCCTGGCCTCCGGCTCGTCTCGGGCATCGGCTTCGTCGTCACGTTCATCGTCGGCGGACTGATGGTCACCGGGCAGGCACCCGGACCGCTGACGGCGAGCCTCTCCCGCGGGCAGTTTGTCGCCTTCATCATCTACACCCAGCGGTTCGTCTGGCCGATGGCGCAGTTCGGGCAGATCATCAATATGTACCAGCGGGCCTACGCCTCCGCTGAGCGCGTGTTCGGGTTGATGGACACGCCCGGTCGCCTCGAAGAGGCCGAGGACGCGCCGCCGCTTGCCGTGACCGACGGTCGCGTCGCGTACGAGGACGTGGTCTTTAGCTACGATGGCGACGACGAGCCGGTGCTTTCGGACATCTCATTCGAGGCCGACGGCGGCGAGACAGTCGCCCTCGTTGGCCCGACCGGCGCGGGGAAATCAACCGTGCTGAAGCTCCTGCTCCGGATGTACGACGTTGACTCCGGCACGGTTCGCATCGACGGCCAGAACGTGCAGGACGTACAGATACAGAGCATCCGTCGCGCCATCGGCTACGTCAGTCAGGAGACGTTCCTGTTCTACGGCACCGTCCGCGAGAACATCGCTTACGGAACCTTCGACGCGACCGATGAGGAAATCGTCGCCGCCGCGGAAGCCGCCGAAGCCGACCAGTTCGTCCGTAACCTTCCGGACGGCTACGACACGATGGTTGGCGAACGCGGCGTCAAGCTCTCGGGCGGCCAGCGCCAGCGCATCGCCATCGCCCGGGCGATTCTGAAAGACCCCGAAATCCTCATTCTCGACGAGGCGACAAGCGACGTGGACACGGAGACGGAAATGCTCATCCAGCGCTCGCTTGACGACCTGACCGCCGACCGGACTACGTTCGCCATCGCGCACCGTCTCTCGACGGTGAAAGACGCCGACACGATTCTCGTCGTCGAGGACGGCCGTATCGTCGAACGCGGGAGTCACGCCGAGCTGCTCGCCGCTGACGGCCTCTATGCCAACCTCTGGGCAGTTCAGGCCGGCGAAATCGACGAGCTTCCGGAAGAGTTTGTCGAGCGGGCGATTCAGCGACGGGCGCGGACGGATGCTGATGACTGA
- a CDS encoding DUF192 domain-containing protein, with translation MQRPAVVVLGLVGLLVAAAVVLQTGLWVEVLGTGEYEEGTVTVREGSDAVTTTATQPSTDASTPGTTVAVREKNAGEPLGTVEVRIAQTFDQRYVGLSNTESLGPNEGMLFVHDEAGQYTYVMRNMSFPLDIIFIDANGTITTIHHAPLPPEGTSESGLTGYAGRGKYVLEVNRGWTNRTGVAVGDRVELPPEAT, from the coding sequence ATGCAGCGCCCTGCCGTGGTTGTCCTCGGACTGGTTGGCCTGCTCGTTGCCGCCGCCGTGGTCCTCCAGACCGGCCTCTGGGTCGAGGTGCTTGGCACCGGCGAGTACGAGGAGGGCACAGTAACGGTCCGTGAGGGGTCAGACGCGGTGACAACAACCGCAACACAGCCCTCCACGGATGCTTCGACGCCAGGGACGACCGTCGCGGTGCGTGAAAAAAATGCTGGGGAACCGCTGGGGACGGTCGAGGTTCGCATCGCACAGACGTTCGATCAGCGGTACGTCGGCCTGAGCAACACCGAGTCGCTTGGGCCAAACGAAGGAATGCTGTTCGTCCACGACGAGGCGGGCCAGTACACCTACGTCATGCGGAACATGTCGTTCCCGCTTGACATCATCTTCATCGACGCCAACGGCACTATCACGACCATCCACCACGCGCCGCTCCCGCCGGAGGGGACCTCCGAGAGCGGCCTGACAGGCTACGCGGGGCGGGGCAAGTACGTCCTCGAAGTGAACCGCGGGTGGACAAACCGGACCGGCGTTGCGGTCGGCGACCGGGTCGAACTGCCGCCCGAAGCCACGTAG
- a CDS encoding minichromosome maintenance protein MCM: MPQNHELVEELIQFFRDYYSEEIAQLAQRYPREQKSLHVDYDDLYRFDPGIADDVRNHPKELQEHLEEALRLYDLPVAVELNDAHVRIYNLPEIHVFDPSGVSRHENIGQLLDIRGQVQKVSDVKPRLTEAVWECQRCGTQTEIPQHGDSLQEPHECQGCERQGPFSLDASASSWIDHQYARIQQPPEKTNGGEAQSVDAHLEDDLIEGFDAGDRVVLTGVLDIEEPGADQGLDFDTNLDARSVVKEESDYDDVDVEEHLDEIEAIANGERGDPYQLLIDSINPKHRGDEHVKLAVALQLFGGWAHEYPDGSRDRGDCHMLLLGDPGCGKSTFLRYVDQIAPRSTYASGKGATAAGMTAAAVSDDFGDTEWGLEAGALVLADGGIACVDEIDKMQSDAVSSMHDALESQQVHVNKAGINATLNARTSLLAAGNPKDGRFDRYRPKGEQIDMGPTLLSRFDLMFMVSDEPDREDDADVVEHMLQSRQAAGRHTRGENLSEEEQKRVEPAIDRSVMRAYIAHAKQICHPIIEDEEVAERLKQFFVEFRAGAGEQDDDSPIPVTFRKVEAIQRLAESSARVRLSDTVEIEDIERAIKLVTKSMRQVGYDPESGEFDADIIETGLSENQRERRERIVTVIERLDGATVGEIDDKVKFEEEILQYDVEQLKEAGRIYAVNDEFRRT, from the coding sequence ATGCCCCAAAATCACGAACTCGTCGAAGAACTGATACAATTTTTCCGGGACTACTACTCGGAAGAGATCGCACAGCTCGCACAACGCTACCCACGAGAGCAGAAATCACTCCACGTCGACTACGACGACCTGTACCGGTTCGACCCGGGTATTGCCGACGACGTGCGGAACCATCCGAAGGAACTGCAGGAACACTTGGAAGAAGCACTCCGCCTGTACGACTTGCCGGTAGCAGTCGAACTCAACGACGCCCACGTACGCATCTACAATCTTCCGGAGATACACGTCTTCGACCCCTCTGGTGTGTCTCGCCACGAGAACATCGGGCAGTTGCTCGATATCCGCGGACAGGTCCAGAAGGTGTCCGACGTGAAGCCGCGCCTCACAGAGGCTGTCTGGGAGTGCCAACGCTGCGGAACTCAGACTGAGATTCCACAGCACGGCGATAGTCTGCAAGAACCGCACGAGTGCCAAGGGTGCGAACGACAGGGACCGTTCTCGCTCGATGCAAGTGCCAGTAGCTGGATCGACCACCAGTACGCCCGTATCCAGCAGCCGCCCGAGAAAACGAACGGTGGGGAAGCGCAGAGCGTCGACGCACATCTCGAAGATGACCTTATCGAAGGCTTCGACGCTGGTGACAGGGTGGTTCTGACTGGGGTTCTCGACATCGAAGAGCCCGGAGCCGACCAGGGGCTCGACTTCGACACGAACCTCGATGCGCGTTCAGTCGTGAAAGAGGAGAGCGACTACGACGATGTCGATGTAGAGGAACACCTCGATGAGATCGAAGCTATCGCCAACGGGGAACGCGGTGACCCGTACCAGCTGCTCATCGACTCGATCAACCCGAAGCACCGGGGCGACGAGCACGTCAAGCTGGCCGTCGCACTGCAGCTCTTCGGCGGCTGGGCTCACGAATACCCGGACGGAAGCCGCGACCGCGGTGACTGCCATATGCTCCTTCTCGGTGACCCCGGCTGTGGGAAGTCCACCTTCCTCCGCTACGTCGATCAGATAGCACCACGGTCGACGTATGCCTCGGGAAAGGGGGCAACGGCGGCAGGGATGACGGCAGCAGCTGTATCCGACGACTTTGGTGATACAGAGTGGGGGCTGGAAGCCGGCGCACTGGTGCTGGCGGACGGTGGTATCGCCTGCGTCGACGAGATCGACAAGATGCAGTCCGACGCAGTGTCCTCAATGCACGACGCCTTAGAGAGCCAGCAGGTCCACGTCAACAAGGCGGGTATCAACGCTACGCTGAACGCTCGGACTTCGCTGCTGGCGGCAGGGAATCCGAAGGACGGCCGCTTCGACCGCTACCGTCCGAAAGGGGAGCAGATCGACATGGGCCCGACTCTTCTCTCTCGGTTCGACCTGATGTTCATGGTGTCCGACGAGCCAGACCGGGAGGACGATGCGGATGTCGTCGAACATATGCTCCAGAGCCGGCAGGCTGCAGGTCGTCACACCCGAGGAGAGAATCTGAGTGAAGAGGAACAGAAGCGGGTCGAGCCCGCGATAGACCGGTCGGTGATGCGGGCCTACATCGCTCACGCCAAGCAGATATGTCATCCGATCATTGAGGACGAAGAAGTGGCGGAGCGACTGAAACAGTTCTTCGTCGAGTTCCGAGCTGGGGCTGGTGAGCAAGACGACGACTCACCGATTCCGGTGACGTTTCGGAAGGTAGAGGCGATACAGCGGCTTGCGGAGTCGAGTGCAAGGGTTCGTCTTTCGGATACTGTGGAGATTGAAGACATTGAACGGGCGATTAAACTGGTGACGAAGTCCATGAGACAGGTCGGATATGATCCTGAGAGTGGTGAGTTTGATGCTGATATCATCGAGACAGGATTGTCGGAGAATCAGCGCGAGCGTCGGGAAAGGATTGTTACTGTTATAGAACGGTTAGATGGTGCGACAGTAGGTGAAATAGATGACAAGGTTAAATTTGAGGAAGAGATACTGCAGTATGATGTGGAACAGCTGAAAGAGGCTGGAAGGATCTATGCTGTCAACGACGAGTTCAGAAGAACATAG